In Candidatus Zixiibacteriota bacterium, the following are encoded in one genomic region:
- the rpsF gene encoding 30S ribosomal protein S6 — translation MQVYETTFIMDPQLLEEGWEKAISRYSEIITRNGSIRQLERWGLRRLAYTIEKRTQGYYVHVIHESAPGVPRELERQFLLDETCLRYLTVIADNPRYLEEMDKKRAAREEAGLVEGSEPRTDSDSFHGTGAPAEVSDFAEAGAEDVEAEQ, via the coding sequence GTGCAAGTCTACGAAACAACGTTCATCATGGACCCACAGCTCTTGGAAGAGGGCTGGGAAAAGGCCATCAGTCGCTACTCCGAGATCATTACTCGCAATGGCTCGATCCGGCAGCTGGAGCGCTGGGGGCTCCGTCGCCTGGCCTACACCATCGAGAAGCGGACCCAGGGATACTACGTGCATGTCATCCATGAGTCTGCTCCCGGGGTCCCCCGTGAGTTGGAGCGCCAGTTCCTTCTCGACGAGACTTGTCTGCGCTATCTGACGGTCATCGCCGACAATCCTCGCTATCTGGAGGAGATGGACAAGAAGCGCGCGGCACGTGAGGAAGCCGGACTGGTCGAGGGCAGCGAGCCGCGGACGGACTCGGACTCGTTCCACGGCACAGGCGCACCGGCGGAGGTCAGCGATTTCGCTGAGGCCGGCGCCGAGGACGTAGAAGCGGAGCAGTAG